The proteins below come from a single Aegilops tauschii subsp. strangulata cultivar AL8/78 chromosome 6, Aet v6.0, whole genome shotgun sequence genomic window:
- the LOC109749459 gene encoding protein LYK5 — protein sequence MAAPTRPRGLAATGRAALALLVLLAVAAPRCRVARAQQQYEANKQLNCYGTNGSSVLGYTCNATAAARPCASYVVFRSSPPYDSPVTISYLLNATPAALAGANAVPTVSPVAASRLVLAPLNCGCAPGGYYQHNASYTIQFSNETYFITANITYQGLTTCQALIAQNPNHDSRKLVVGNNLTVPIRCACPSPAQAASGVRHLLTYLVTWGDGIADIAARFRVDAQAVLHANNLTDSENIYPFTTLLIPLKSAPTPDMLVSPAPPPAPAPPQAQQPPPSGGSGSGKGVAVGVGVGVGVLALAGLLGLMFLCVRRRRRPRPGVVEDGHPGKGVLDVPSSADYDPLASGKHTSSATTNSSSSSAFVSTDARAAVESLTVYKYSELEKATAGFSEDRRVKDASVYRAVINGDAAAVKRVAGDVSGEVGILKRVNHSSLVRLSGLCVHHGDTYLVFEFAENGALSNWLHGGGDTLVWKQRVQAAFDVADGLNYLHHYSNPPCVHKNLKSSNVLLDADLRAKVSSFALARSVPTGVDGGDAQLTRHVVGTQGYLAPEYLEHGLITPKLDVFAFGVVLLELLSGKEATFDGGAKRGETLLWESAEGLVVDGEDARGKVRAFMDSRLNGDYPLDLAVAVASLAVRCVAREPRGRPSMDEVFVTLSAVYNSTLDWDPSDYSNSCSSIVGR from the coding sequence ATGGCCGCTCCGACGCGCCCGCGCGGGCTCGCCGCCACCGGCAGGGCGGCGCTCGCGCTCCTCgtcctcctcgccgtcgccgcgcctcgGTGCCGCGTCGCGCGCGCGCAGCAGCAGTACGAGGCCAACAAGCAACTCAACTGCTACGGCACCAACGGCAGCTCCGTGCTCGGCTACACCTGCAACgccaccgccgcggcccgcccCTGCGCCTCCTACGTCGTCTTCCGCTCCTCCCCGCCCTACGACTCGCCCGTCACCATCTCCTACCTCCTCAACGccacccccgccgccctcgcGGGCGCCAACGCCGTGCCCACCGTCTCCCCGgtcgccgcctcccgcctcgtCCTCGCGCCGCTCAACTGCGGCTGCGCGCCCGGCGGCTACTACCAGCACAACGCGTCCTATACCATCCAGTTCAGCAACGAGACCTACTTCATCACCGCCAACATCACCTACCAGGGCCTCACCACCTGCCAGGCCCTCATCGCGCAGAACCCCAACCACGATAGCCGCAAGCTCGTCGTCGGGAACAACCTCACCGTGCCGATCCGCTGCGCGTGCCCCTCGCCGGCGCAGGCCGCCTCCGGGGTCAGGCACCTGCTCACCTACCTCGTCACGTGGGGCGACGGCATCGCCGACATCGCCGCCCGCTTCCGCGTCGACGCCCAGGCGGTGCTCCACGCCAACAACCTCACCGACAGCGAGAACATATACCCCTTCACCACTCTGCTCATCCCGCTCAAGAGTGCGCCCACGCCGGACATGCTCGTGTCGCCGGCGCCACCGCCAGCACCTGCGCCACCGCAGGCCCAGCAGCCGCCGCCGTCTGGAGGGTCGGGCAGCGGGAAGGGGGTTGCCGTCGGGGTCGGTGTTGGTGTCGGCGTTCTTGCGCTGGCGGGACTTCTTGGCCTGATGTTCTTAtgtgtccggcggcggcggcgaccgcgGCCCGGCGTTGTGGAAGACGGCCATCCGGGGAAGGGCGTTCTCGACGTGCCCTCGTCTGCCGATTACGACCCTCTTGCCTCGGGCAAGCATACGTCCTCGGCTACGACGAACTCCTCGTCATCGTCGGCGTTTGTGTCCACCGACGCGCGCGCGGCGGTGGAGTCCCTGACCGTGTACAAGTACTCGGAACTCGAGAAGGCGACGGCAGGGTTCTCGGAGGACCGGAGGGTCAAGGACGCGTCCGTGTACCGCGCGGTGATCAACGGCGACGCGGCGGCCGTGAAGCGTGTGGCCGGCGATGTGAGCGGCGAGGTGGGCATCCTGAAGCGCGTGAACCACTCCAGCCTCGTCCGCCTCTCCGGTCTCTGCGTCCACCACGGCGACACCTACCTCGTCTTCGAGTTCGCCGAGAACGGCGCGCTCAGCAACTGGCTCCACGGCGGCGGCGACACCCTCGTGTGGAAGCAGCGCGTGCAGGCGGCGTTTGACGTCGCCGACGGTCTCAATTACCTCCACCACTACAGCAACCCGCCGTGCGTGCACAAGAACCTCAAGAGCAGCAACGTCCTCCTCGACGCCGACCTCCGCGCCAAGGTGTCAAGCTTCGCGCTGGCGCGGTCGGTCCCCACGGGCGTTGATGGCGGCGACGCGCAGCTCACCCGCCACGTCGTTGGCACCCAGGGGTACCTGGCCCCGGAGTACCTGGAGCACGGCCTCATCACGCCCAAGCTCGACGTTTTCGCCTTTGGCGTCGTCCTCCTCGAGCTGCTGTCCGGGAAGGAGGCGACGTTCGACGGCGGCGCCAAAAGAGGGGAGACGCTGCTGTGGGAGTCTGCGGAGGGGCTGGTTGTCGACGGCGAGGACGCGCGCGGCAAGGTGCGGGCGTTCATGGACTCGCGGCTGAATGGCGACTacccgctcgacctggccgtcGCCGTGGCGTCGCTGGCGGTGCGGTGCGTGGCGAGGGAGCCCAGGGGGCGGCCGTCCATGGACGAGGTGTTCGTGACGCTGTCGGCGGTGTACAACTCCACGCTGGATTGGGATCCCTCGGATTACAGCAACTCCTGCTCTTCGATCGTCGGGAGATAG